The Vicia villosa cultivar HV-30 ecotype Madison, WI unplaced genomic scaffold, Vvil1.0 ctg.000726F_1_1, whole genome shotgun sequence region aataataattaaatttttaatttttaatagacaacaaattaacaatattttattatttaatattttgtaactctaaaatatatttcaattataaagtatataaatattagataaaaaaatttaatatgtatGTAACAAATTATATAGGTAACTCTCAAATATattatatgtatgtatttttatgtttatattttaataatattttattatttaatattttgtaactctcaaatatattctaattataaagtataaaaatactttaaatgtatatatttttaacttttatatgtatgtattttgatgtttatatttttaataatattttattatttaaattctaccaattaaatataataatcataataagaattatatttaatttttaatggacaaaaaattaatttttacattAACTCAAATTCTTACAAATTACTCctctaatgataataataatattttattatttaatattttgtaactctcaaatatattccaattataaagaataaaaatattagataaaaacttttatatgtatgtatttttatgtttatattttaataatattttattatataatattttataactctcaaatatattctaattataaagtataaaaatattacataaaaaaacttttatatatattaaatttattttaataactaattatgataaaaataatttttcacttAGTTTATAAACATCATAAGAagattttatctctattttatttagtGACTAagtcatatatttaattttatataatttaaattttaattatgaaatataacaaaattattttttatttatttaagttagTACAGTAGtcttaaaattcaaattaatttttttttcaaaataaatttatcaaataaattttttctgtatcataatagataataaataaatagtaataaatatatttattattattatttttatgtatcataacttagttatgaataataataataatatttataatcatatttttattcaaatttcatCTAATTCCAAttatcaatttaataaataaaacttagAATTATATTTACATTCCATTCCAGTTATTAAtggtatttaataaaataaaaataaaacctataaaagattaaaattaatatatatttttggaatatttttttcttatttataaatgtatagtgaattaattttaaatttttcacaATAAAAATAATGGACATTTAACATCATATTTACATAATTGATTTCCCATCATTATATAATTATTCTTTAAACGTtaaactttacattttatcattataaaattaatttttttaataaacattccaaaaaaaatttctatccatttcattttcataaataaattaattaacgtGACTCTTTGAATAGTCAATAAATTAATTAACGTTACTTTTTGGATAGTCATAAATAACgtcataaaattaattttcttaatgATAATTATGGAAAGTTAATTGATAGAATTATTATAAATTGATAGGcacaaataaaaatcaataatagactctctctttctctctttaaaCCGACGTTATAGCCATTCTCATGCAAATACCAATAAAACTCAACAACAATCTCTCTTTTTTTAACCAATGTTAGATTTTCTTAATAaacattccaaaaaaaatttctatccatttcattttcataaattaattaattaacgttACTCTTTGAATAGTCAATAAATTAATTAACGTTACTCTTTGCATAGTCATAAATAACgtcataaaattaattttcttaatgATAATTATGGAAAGTTAATTGAtagaattattataaatttataggcacaaataaaaatcaacaatagactctctctttctctctttaaaCCGACGTTATAGCCATTCTCATGCAAATACTAATAAAACTCAACAACAATCTCTCTTTTTTAACCAATGTTAGATGCATTATGCATTATCACACAAAATACTACATGATGTGTCTAGGAATTACAATTTAGAAGATAaggtaatttaatttgatttattgctTTCTATCTTATTGCATTCTTGAAACCCAAATTCTCTTCACAAATTCCATTAATtcatattgattttattttttattgatcaacttatttttctataatttgtattatttttaGTGTCTCAAAGAAACACGAATTTCCACTATGATTTTAATTCTAAATAGGATTAACTATGCGTGAAGgatgaaaatattgaaatatagatgaattcaataattaaataattgtcaTTGTGTTAGATGTATATGTTGGAAATGACTAAAAAAAACTTCAttgttttgtaaataataaagttaatatcatgttctatttttaatttgtaagCCTTACTTGAGTATGTAATTGTGATTATCTATTGATATGTATTAATTATTTCAATTGCAGCTAGGTGCAAAAACAAAATGTTGGTGGGACTAAATAACACTACTTAATGACAATGAACCACATTTATAAATTAGGCAGTATTATGAGactaatgattttattttatggaTGTAATGGTATGATTTATCATATACTTCCACTATGAAATGTATTTGAGCTATTAAGAAAAATAGTCTCATTTTAAAAACGAGTAGAGAGTATACTATAAATTTTAATGTTCAAAGAATAGTAACACTTTTTACTATTATtgacaaaattatttaaaatgattatgaaataaatttcatttttgaataaaataataaattccaTGCATTGAACTTCAATCACAATGTAATCTACTAAAAATTTCAATTACTATTATTTAAAGacatttaaaatcatttttaattattatcaatGTCAAAAAATTTAacgtaataaaatatattttaacatataaaaattttatgttaaaaattacaTAAACATATAAATAATTCACTTATTCATAAAATTTCTAGAATATTTGTGAACTTatcttaaaaatttaaaattttattaataatttaattttattaaaagtttATCAAATGTATTTTATAAGTAAAGCCGCACGAGCTTACATCTAGTTAATGAAATAACAATTATGTTTTCACCCTGATACTCTTTCATCATCTCATTCTCTTTATCTCTCCATTATTCATCATTTTATCTTAGGATTGAGTTTTTCCCAACATATATCTTCTCAATTAAAAATAACTCAATCTGCAACACCTCTTGTGTTAGGTTACACTAAGCTACCAAGATCTAAATTGCATAAGAAGATAAAGCATAAGAAATAACTTTTCAGATTTTCATTAAAGCCACCAACAACAAGGAACATACAATATATAGTTAGGGTTTAGCTTAAGGAATTGGGCCATGGGCCAGCATAGGACataataaaagacataataaAATTACTACAAGACACCAcctaaaattaacaataaaagtCTTTAAGTAAAACTGAGGGCTTCTTGTTCCTAATGGGCCGTTTCCTAACAATACTCAATGGGTCCAaaagaaccttgtcctcaaggttcatagTGAGTTGATCTGTAGCCAACTTAGGAATTGGGCCGCATGGGCTGGACTGAATGGAGGAAGGAGAAACAGGATCCTTCAGATTTGAGACCGTTGGGGAAAAGTGGGACCGCGTGAAGCCTTGGGAGAAGGAAGAAATGGGGTTTCGTGAAGGAGAGTGGAGAACAGCTGGATATTCGGCGTGTGAGGCTGGCAGCAAGGTAGAGTCAACAACAGACTCTAAATCACGTGAACGTTTTGCGTGTTGGGGTGGGTGAAACGTCTTAAAAACCTGGGGCCCCTGGACACGTGTTGTGTGGAGAGGTGCAGTAGGTGCGGCGCCAGCTGTGCTTATGTTGGAACTCACAATTTCTGAACCTCCTTTAGCACGTGAAGAGGCAGAGTTGTTGGGAAGAATAAACTTATCACTTAAAGTCTTATTAGTGCTATCTGTGTACTTAGATGAAGTAGTTTCATTTGCACCTAAAACTTCCAAACCCTTCAGTTCTCTCTCTCTTTGTGTCTGTAaactattttcttcttcttcattcaaGCAACGTAGATCCATATCAAAAGGCAATGGCCGAAACTCTTGATTTCCACCTTCACTAAAATATGGCCGAAGCAGAGAAACATGCACAACTGGATGGATTCTTGAGGACGAGGGAAGATCTAACATGTAAGCAACTTCACCCACTTTTTTTATGATTTGGTATGGTCCATAAAAACGCTTTGCGAGTTTTTGTGAGTTCCTCCGACTAACAGTTTGCTGTCTGTAGGGATGTAAACGTAACAACACCAAGTCACCCGGATGAAAGGTGAAATCTCTCCTTTTCAAGTTGGCTTGCTTTTCCATTTGAACCTGGCTTTTCTGTATGTTCGCTTTTAACTGTGTCACGATGGTGTTACGTTCTTGCAGAGAATCCCTCAAGGAGGTGTCGGTCACTATGTCACACAAATAATCTGGAATGTTTGGCGGATCCCGACCATACAAGGCTTTGAAGGGCGTCATCTGGATAGCCGAGTGAAAGGACGTGTTGAACCAGTACTCAGCAAGGTGGAGAAACTTATACCATTTGCGGGGTTGTTCACTCGTAAAACACCGAAGGTAAGTACCCACAGATCTGTTCACTACTTCTGTTTGACCATCGGTCTCGGGGTGATATGCTGTGCTATATTTCAGGGTAGTTCCTTGGATTTTGAAAAACTCTCGCCAGAAGTTGCTGAGGAACAAAGGATCACGGTCTGAGATGATAGATTTTGGAGTTCCATGAAGTCGTGCTACTTCAACCGAGAACCGCATCGCAAGATCTTTGGCTGTAAACTTGGTGGGGAGAGCAAGGAAGTGAGAAAACTTTGTAAGACGATCACAGATGACCCAGATAACTGTGTGACCAAACGAATTGGGTAAGTGAGTTATAAAATCCATTGTGAGTTCTTCCCAGACTTGCTTAGGTACTGGGAGTGGTTGTAGCAACCCTATTTTTTTCTGAGTCTGATATTTGTTATGCTGACAATTGGTGCAATACTTTACGAGGTGTTTCACGTCCGTTGAGATGCCTGGCCATGAGAACGCTGCGGAGATGCGAGCCAGGGTTGCCTTAACTCCAGAATGCCCTGCTGTCGGTGTGTTATGATACTCCTTGAGAATGCTAAGGCGCAGTTGAGCTATGTCAGGTATGAAAAGTTTATCTTTGTAATATAGTAAACCGTTAGAGAACTTGTAAAATCTGTGAACTTCTTTCTCATCTGTTAAAGTTGATACTAATGCTTGACCTGCTCTGTCCGTCATGTAGAACTGCCGAAGTGTGTTGATGAAATCTGGGATTGGGGAAGACAGACTCAGCAACAATGAATCATCCGAGTGAAATTTTCTGCTCAAAGCATCAGCTACTAAATTCGATTTGCCAGGTTTGTAAAAGATTTCAAAATTAAAGCCTTGTAATTTGGATGCCCACTTCTGTTGCTCGGGTGTTTGAATCCTTTGAAGCAACAGATTTCTTAAACTCTTTTGATCTGTGTAAATATGGAATTGTTGTCCTATGAGGTATTGACGCCACTTCTTTACTGCTTCTGTCACAGCAAACATTTCACGCACATAAACGGATGCCGCTTGCATGCGAGGACACATTTTCCTGCTGAAGAAAGCAATGGGATGACCATCTTGGGAAAGCACTGCACCGATAGCAACTCCAGAAGCATCTGTCTCaataatgaatttttttgtaAAGTCTGGTAACGCCAGGACCGGCATGTCGGTCATCTTCTTCTGTAACTCTGTAAAGGCTTCGGCCGCCTCTGTACTCCATATAAATTTAGTGGAACGTAGCAAATCGGTGAGGGGAGCGGCGAGTGTGGCGTAGTTCTTGACAAATCGACGATAGAAACCGGTGAGGCCTAAAAAACCCCGGAGAGACGTGAGAGAACGAGGTGTAGGCCAATCCAACATTGCCTGCACCTTTTCTGGATCTAGAGCAACACCTCCCACCGAAATAACATGGCCTAGATAATGAACTTGATTAACTGCAAAAACACACTTGGGTAATTTGACAACAAAAGTATGTGACTGTAACAAGTCAAAAACAACCTGCAAATGATGTAGATGATCACTGAAATTAACACTGTAAATTAAAATGTCGTCAAAGAACACTAAAACAAATTTACGTAGGTAAGGTCTGAGTAAATCGTTCATAGCTGATTGAAACGTGGAAGGGGCGTTAGTGAGCCCAAAGGGCATTACGAGAAACTCGTAATGACCGTCGAAAGTCCGAAAAGCAGTCTTATGCGTGTCCTCCGATGCAACACGGATCTGGTGGTAGCCAGAGCGTAAGTCTAACTTGGAAAAAAATTTGGCATTGCCTAACTCATCAAGAAGTTCATCAATAGTTGGGATGGGAAAACGGTCTTTTATAGTCACTGCGTTTAAAGCACGATAGTCAACACAAAATCTCCAAGAAccatcttttttttttactaGTAAAACAGGGGAGGAAAAAGGGCTGTGGCTGGGTTTAATGGTTCCCTCTTTCAACATATCCTTGATAATTGATGTCATGGCTGTTTTTTGTGAGTGTGGGTATCTATATGGCTTAACATTTATGGGTGGTGTATTTGGGAGAAGAGGAATGTGGTGATCGTGGGGTCTGGGTGGGGGAAGGCCATCAATTGGCTGAAAGATGGAAATATATTTGTTGAGTAAAGCTTGGATTTTTGGGTGGATATTGGGAACTGTTAAGTCTGAGGGGGGGGGGGGCTGGTGGGGAAATACGTGTTGGAGCAGAAATTGGTTGGAAGAGCATAAGGTGAAATGAGGCTACTGAATTAGTGTGAATGAGATGTTTGAGCTGGTGAAAAGTTGTAGGGATAGGGTGTGTGTTAGAATCACCTTTAAGTGTGATATGGTGTGTCTCATGGGTAAAAGTTAAGGATGGGATAGAGAAATCGGCTTGTATAGGACCCAAAGTCCTTAACCATGCCATGCCGAGAACGACATCAGCTCCTTCTATAGGCAAAAGGTAAAAGGGTAATTTGAAGGTTGTCTTTTGAAGGACAAGTGGAACATTATTGCAAATTCCCTCGCAGTGTAAGTGAGAACCATTGCCCACCATGACAGTAAATTGAGTGATTGGCGTTGAAGTGAGGTTCAAGTGTTGTGCAATTCTGGGCTGCATGATGTTATGTGTACTGCCTGTGTCGACCAGGACCATTACCGAAAGTCCATTGATTGACCCTTTAAATTTGAGGGTCTGGGGGGAAAATTGTCCAGTCACTGCCTGAGTTGATAGGTGAAAATAAGTATCATCTAAGCTAAGTTCTGCTGCTGTTTCCACATTTCCATCCTCAAGAAGAGGATCAATCATAGAATCTTCCTCAGCCATAAGTATCAAAAATCTGCTAGTGGAGCATTTATGTCCAATCACAAACTTTTCATCACAATTAAAGCATAAACCTTGGGCTCTACGCTCTTGAATTTGGGCTTGGGAGAGTTTTTTGATGGGTAGTCTTGATGGGGCTGGATTTGGTTGTGGTTTGGGCTGTGTGGTAGGTTGATGGGCAGCAACTCTAGGGTAGTTATTGGTAAAGGGTTTAATGAACTTTGATTTTGCCTCTTTCAATTTAGATTCTATCAGTTTAGCTAAACCAATAGCTTGAGATATGCTGGTAGGTTTATGAATGGCCATTTCATTGCGAATCTCCGTAGTCAAAccagaaataaaacaatttaatataGCATCCGGAGATAAACCAACAACCTGATTTCCTAGTTTCTCAAATTTGGTTTGATAGTCCACTACTGAACCTTCttgttttaatttgaataatTCAGCCTGATGGTTCTCAAAAGTAGAAGGCCCAAAACGTAATTCCAAGGCTTTGATGAAAGAGAACCAATCACTTAATAAATGACTTTGGTACATCCATTTAAACCAAGACAAGGCATCACCCTTcatataaaatgaaattaatgaCAACCTATTTTCAGGGGGTaaattgtaaaaattaaaatattgctcCGCTTGAAATAACCAATCAAGTGGTTCCGAACCATCAAACATGGGGAGTTCAAGTTTGGGACTACGAGGGGGTGGTAAGGGAGGAATATTGGAAAGATTTGGATAAGAAAGTTGTTGGGGAATGTGGGAAAAAGGAATCTGATGTGAAAAAGGGATGGTGTGGGGTTGGGTGGTTGATAAAACAGTTGGGATGGGTGGGTAGGAAGGGAAAGGTTGAGGCTGATACTGTCTCATGGGTGTAGGTTGAGGATTTGTGGTAGAGAAATGGGCAGAGTTACGAATGGGGGTGGATGATGGGGAGGAAATAAAAGGGAAAGGGGCTGTTACTCTAGGGTTAAAAGATGGATTAACAACCATACCTGAGTGGCTGGCTGTTCCGTGAACAGTAACAGGGGGATGAGCAGATCCGTGAACAGTACCGCTAGGGCTGGCTGACGCGTGAACAGTAGCAGAAGTTGCAGCAGCTGTTTGTTGTAACTCCCTTTGTAATTCTCTTTGAAGAGAGATTTTGGTGATGGCAGCCATTAGAGATTCAAACCGAGAATCCTCAAGAGATTTATCATTGTCGAATCGTGTTTGAAGGGTAGATAGCTCGGAAGAGATCCGAGCAAATCGTTCGTCCATTTGTTCTTGAGTCTCTTGCATTGCATTATTGAGGTGTTGTGTGGAGATTTGAATAGCTTCCTCTAAAATTTCTTTAGAAGAAGGGTTAGGAGGTTTGGGAGGAGCCATGGGAGGGATGAGAGGCaaaagatgaaagcaccaatgttaggTTACACTAAGCTACCAAGATCTAAATTGCATAAGAAGATAAAGCATAAGAAATAACTTTTCAGATTTTCATTAAAGCCACCAACAACAAGGAACATACAATATATAGTTAGGGTTTAGCTTAAGGAATTGGGCCATGGGCCAGCATAGGACataataaaagacataataaAATTACTACAAGACACCAcctaaaattaacaataaaagtCTTTAAGTAAAACTGAGGGCTTCTTGTTCCTAATGGGCCGTTTCCTAACATCTTGTTACATGGTTTTAGCAAATATCGATACCGATACAGTTATTACTGTTTTTTCTATTAGAAAACAAGTTATGATTGATTCACACTACAATAAATATAATCAATGTTGCAACATTTGTACCGGCCAAAATCATAAAAATCTTTACGCTACAGCTTCAgttttttaaaaccttgattTGTTATTCTGCTACTTACCCGTCTACCCTACTATTAGAACCAGAAGATCATGATGAATTATAGTATAATGAAAGCACCAACTATTGGCAGATAGGGAGTAGCAGAGCACCTAATAAAAGAAGTTTTCTCACACATAGAACACTTAAAACGGAAACACAAAAGAAAAGGACTGGGCTCACAGAATCAGCTCTTCCAACGGTTTTTGACCATACCATGTTCTCTATTGTGTGCTGTCAGGGCCCACTCATTGCTTCATTTACACATTTCTTATGGTTACACTTATCCTTTGATGTGTCTGAGAGTTTtcaatcaaaatttatttatttacaaaattttaaatatgaattttaaattttaatcaatattattaaatccattttaaaattatttatctcatctaaattttaattaaaatcaatttaatcaaactTATTTTCGTCCTCAAAACGCAAAAGTTCCAAAAACCATAATTATGCATACTGGAACTTAATTAACGTAAAATAATTCTTATGCATTCTAGAATCAAAATTTCAGAGTGCATTTATATTTGTTCCAAAAATATAAACTTCAAATAGTTTAAATATCATTCACACAACGAAAAATAGTTATGCATTTCGGAAGCAAATTACAAGAATGTATACATATATTCTAGAAAGGGGTTCTGGCCAATGGATGTGCGTAACTAGAAAAGAGGGTGCAAATAAGAACTtctaatttgattttttataatGGTAGTATATCAAAGATAGCATGACACGAATGGCCCCAGCCCAAGCAAAATAGTAACAGCAATCATCAACTTGCTATCTTGTCTTGAAAACAAAGTCCATCATCAAGAAACTGAAAGTCATTTGTAACATAATAATATTTTGATGCACAAAAAGGAAAGAGAATTTTGTATCGCACcctaaaagtttaaaaaattattaataaataatttaacaaaTCTACTTAATTGGATGAAATATTTTaagataatttaaaataaaagtttaaaagTAATACATTGATCGTGTAAACTAACTTTAtacatatttgtttttttaaattaaaattatgttttaattagatatatagttgtgattgattgacagtgtaaaaatattttacacagtCGATGCATATCCCTTTCTctcttaaaataatttaaataaaattaattgtttaaataaaaaatataaaaaattgttaaaatgatttaaatttataaaaagtattttattcaagataaatttaaagaattttaaaataatattaaaaagtaaataatttgaaaCTACTCATTCACAATtgtttattattagattttaaaattttataaaatatttctcatattttataaaaattccaaatccacctctaaaattttcaaaaattacaaataagtgcctaataattttcatattttacaaattagtcccttcaaattttcaaaaattgcaaattggtctctatttttatattttaaatttggccgaaaattttaaaatattatgaaaaAGACCCCAAAAAATTAACAATGAATTATTTTactacttcatccaaacaaaataatttaaacatgaatgaattttaattgaatcatttaaaatgcttagaattttgaattccttgaaaattttaaattacctcatccaaacatacTCTAATGAGAGCATGTAAGGTTTTAAGAAAATTTAGAATGATTTAAACAAATTTCatgttttggataaaaaatacaaagaattgttaaaattgtggaaatatattttgaatattttgtccaagttaaattttatgattttaaaatgatacataaaattaaagaaattcaaatttctcTCATACTCTATAAATTTTGAATGTCAACTTGGTCAATGTTATTATTTTAACTTTTACAAATTAGTCTTTATagttttcaaaattataaaattgaccctaAAAATTAGTACAATAAGTCCTTTAATAATTTTTAGATTTTACAAATACGTCAttacttttaaatttaaaatttgaccccataactttaaaatttataaaattgagccgaaaatttaaataattttttcttatgCTCAAtccaaagaaaaagttttaaaataaataaatttcaactGAATAATTTAAATTGcataaaattttaaattgcttAGAAATTTTCAATTAACTCATTCAAATACA contains the following coding sequences:
- the LOC131630720 gene encoding uncharacterized protein LOC131630720, which encodes MAPPKPPNPSSKEILEEAIQISTQHLNNAMQETQEQMDERFARISSELSTLQTRFDNDKSLEDSRFESLMAAITKISLQRELQRELQQTAAATSATVHASASPSGTVHGSAHPPVTVHGTASHSGMVVNPSFNPRVTAPFPFISSPSSTPIRNSAHFSTTNPQPTPMRQYQPQPFPSYPPIPTVLSTTQPHTIPFSHQIPFSHIPQQLSYPNLSNIPPLPPPRSPKLELPMFDGSEPLDWLFQAEQYFNFYNLPPENRLSLISFYMKGDALSWFKWMYQSHLLSDWFSFIKALELRFGPSTFENHQAELFKLKQEGSVVDYQTKFEKLGNQVVGLSPDAILNCFISGLTTEIRNEMAIHKPTSISQAIGLAKLIESKLKEAKSKFIKPFTNNYPRVAAHQPTTQPKPQPNPAPSRLPIKKLSQAQIQERRAQGLCFNCDEKFVIGHKCSTSRFLILMAEEDSMIDPLLEDGNVETAAELSLDDTYFHLSTQAVTGQFSPQTLKFKGSINGLSVMVLVDTGSTHNIMQPRIAQHLNLTSTPITQFTVMVGNGSHLHCEGICNNVPLVLQKTTFKLPFYLLPIEGADVVLGMAWLRTLGPIQADFSIPSLTFTHETHHITLKGDSNTHPIPTTFHQLKHLIHTNSPIDGLPPPRPHDHHIPLLPNTPPINVKPYRYPHSQKTAMTSIIKDMLKEGTIKPSHSPFSSPVLLVKKKDGSWRFCVDYRALNAVTIKDRFPIPTIDELLDELGNAKFFSKLDLRSGYHQIRVASEDTHKTAFRTFDGHYEFLVMPFGLTNAPSTFQSAMNDLLRPYLRKFVLVFFDDILIYSVNFSDHLHHLQVVFDLLQSHTFVVKLPKCVFAVNQVHYLGHVISVGGVALDPEKVQAMLDWPTPRSLTSLRGFLGLTGFYRRFVKNYATLAAPLTDLLRSTKFIWSTEAAEAFTELQKKMTDMPVLALPDFTKKFIIETDASGVAIGAVLSQDGHPIAFFSRKMCPRMQAASVYVREMFAVTEAVKKWRQYLIGQQFHIYTDQKSLRNLLLQRIQTPEQQKWASKLQGFNFEIFYKPGKSNLVADALSRKFHSDDSLLLSLSSPIPDFINTLRQFYMTDRAGQALVSTLTDEKEVHRFYKFSNGLLYYKDKLFIPDIAQLRLSILKEYHNTPTAGHSGVKATLARISAAFSWPGISTDVKHLVKYCTNCQHNKYQTQKKIGLLQPLPVPKQVWEELTMDFITHLPNSFGHTVIWVICDRLTKFSHFLALPTKFTAKDLAMRFSVEVARLHGTPKSIISDRDPLFLSNFWREFFKIQGTTLKYSTAYHPETDGQTEVVNRSVGTYLRCFTSEQPRKWYKFLHLAEYWFNTSFHSAIQMTPFKALYGRDPPNIPDYLCDIVTDTSLRDSLQERNTIVTQLKANIQKSQVQMEKQANLKRRDFTFHPGDLVLLRLHPYRQQTVSRRNSQKLAKRFYGPYQIIKKVGEVAYMLDLPSSSRIHPVVHVSLLRPYFSEGGNQEFRPLPFDMDLRCLNEEEENSLQTQRERELKGLEVLGANETTSSKYTDSTNKTLSDKFILPNNSASSRAKGGSEIVSSNISTAGAAPTAPLHTTRVQGPQVFKTFHPPQHAKRSRDLESVVDSTLLPASHAEYPAVLHSPSRNPISSFSQGFTRSHFSPTVSNLKDPVSPSSIQSSPCGPIPKLATDQLTMNLEDKVLLDPLSIVRKRPIRNKKPSVLLKDFYC